One window of Candidatus Nanopelagicales bacterium genomic DNA carries:
- a CDS encoding NADH-quinone oxidoreductase subunit G: MTTTSDANQQAAAVEDMVTGTIDGTEVTVPKGTMIIRAAELMGVEVPRFCDHPLLDPVAACRACLVEIEGMPKPQPSCAIPLGDGMVVKTQHGSEVAAKAQEGVMEFLLINHPLDCPVCDKGGECPLQNQSMAVGRGESRFDLAKRQFPKPINISTQILLDRERCVMCQRCTRFADEIAGDPFIELVQRGAQQQIGIGEEPFDSYFSGNTIQICPVGALTSAEYRFRSRPFDLVSVPTTCEHCASGCALRTDFRHGNVMRRYAWDDPEVNEEWNCDKGRFAFPYLSNDRLEQPLVREDGALRPASWPEALRRAAEGLSAAVGRAAVLTGGRLTLEDAYAYSRFARVALRSDDIDMRAREIGPDEVGFLTARVAGTAGPTYAQLEAAPVVLLVALEPEEESPIVYLRLRKAVRRNATPIVSVAPFATRSLHKMSGRLVTAVPGAEAQSLANLPSDVSSLLGQPGAVILVGERAAGSPGTLAAVAALADDTGATIGWVPRRAGERGALDAGCLPGLLPGGRPLTDPVARREVAGVWGVAADDLPAAAGRCLPDIVAMIAADAAVEHGDDEDYLPQLGALVVAGVEVDDVPDSDALLQALTDVPFLVAMETRPSQVTALADVVFPVAVVTEKAGTFVDWEGRRRPFARAFPDTSTFPDAEVLALLTDYMDLDAAPREVDRLRSELDGLGAWSGTRTWAGEESPGTPPTSEPGQAVLATWRLLLDLGIMQDGEPYLAGTRQPTVARVSAATAAGVGVAEGEPITVSTDHGAITLAAVITDMPDGIVWLPTNSVDSRVGVTLRATAGDSVRLGRR; encoded by the coding sequence ATGACCACGACATCCGACGCGAACCAGCAGGCAGCTGCGGTGGAAGACATGGTCACAGGCACCATCGACGGCACCGAGGTGACCGTGCCCAAAGGCACCATGATCATCAGGGCCGCGGAACTCATGGGAGTCGAGGTCCCGCGGTTCTGCGACCACCCCCTGCTGGATCCGGTGGCGGCCTGCCGCGCGTGCCTCGTCGAGATCGAAGGCATGCCGAAACCGCAACCGTCCTGCGCCATCCCGCTCGGTGACGGCATGGTCGTCAAGACCCAGCACGGCAGCGAGGTCGCAGCGAAGGCGCAAGAGGGAGTGATGGAGTTCCTCCTGATCAATCACCCTCTCGACTGTCCCGTCTGTGACAAGGGCGGGGAATGCCCCCTGCAGAACCAGTCCATGGCCGTCGGTCGTGGGGAGTCCCGCTTCGACCTGGCCAAGCGCCAGTTCCCGAAGCCGATCAACATCAGCACCCAGATCCTGCTCGACCGGGAACGGTGCGTCATGTGTCAGCGATGCACCCGCTTCGCCGACGAGATCGCGGGCGACCCGTTCATCGAACTCGTGCAGCGGGGAGCGCAGCAGCAGATCGGCATCGGGGAGGAGCCGTTCGATTCGTACTTCTCCGGCAACACGATCCAGATCTGTCCGGTCGGGGCTCTCACGAGCGCGGAGTACCGGTTCCGATCACGACCCTTCGACCTCGTCAGCGTCCCCACGACATGCGAACACTGCGCATCGGGTTGCGCCTTGCGCACCGACTTCCGACACGGAAACGTCATGCGGCGCTACGCCTGGGACGACCCCGAGGTCAACGAAGAGTGGAACTGCGACAAGGGTCGGTTCGCGTTCCCGTATCTCTCCAACGATCGGTTGGAGCAGCCGCTCGTCCGAGAGGACGGAGCGCTGCGGCCGGCGTCGTGGCCCGAGGCTCTACGCCGCGCGGCAGAGGGGCTCAGCGCCGCTGTCGGCCGGGCCGCCGTGCTCACCGGCGGCCGCTTGACACTCGAGGACGCCTACGCCTATTCCCGGTTCGCTCGGGTCGCACTGCGCAGCGACGACATCGATATGCGCGCTCGAGAGATCGGCCCCGACGAGGTCGGCTTCCTCACCGCTCGAGTAGCGGGAACGGCGGGACCGACCTACGCGCAGTTGGAGGCCGCCCCGGTTGTCCTCCTCGTCGCCTTGGAACCCGAAGAAGAGTCACCCATCGTGTACCTGCGGCTGCGCAAGGCCGTCCGCCGCAACGCGACGCCGATCGTGTCGGTGGCGCCGTTCGCGACCCGCTCCCTGCACAAGATGTCCGGGCGCTTGGTCACAGCCGTCCCCGGGGCCGAGGCGCAGTCTCTCGCCAACCTTCCCTCCGATGTCAGTTCACTGCTGGGCCAACCCGGTGCCGTGATCCTGGTCGGCGAACGTGCTGCCGGATCTCCCGGAACCCTGGCGGCGGTGGCGGCGTTGGCCGACGACACCGGTGCCACCATCGGCTGGGTGCCGAGGCGCGCGGGGGAGCGCGGTGCCCTCGATGCCGGTTGCCTTCCCGGACTGCTCCCGGGTGGCCGACCGCTCACCGACCCGGTCGCCCGCCGTGAGGTCGCGGGGGTGTGGGGTGTGGCAGCCGATGATCTGCCCGCTGCCGCCGGTCGTTGTCTGCCCGACATCGTCGCGATGATCGCCGCCGACGCCGCCGTCGAACATGGCGATGACGAGGACTACCTGCCGCAACTCGGCGCTCTGGTGGTCGCCGGAGTCGAGGTGGACGACGTTCCCGACTCCGACGCGCTGCTCCAGGCACTGACGGATGTTCCGTTCCTGGTAGCGATGGAGACTCGGCCCTCGCAGGTCACGGCGCTGGCCGATGTCGTCTTCCCGGTGGCGGTGGTCACCGAGAAGGCCGGCACCTTCGTGGACTGGGAGGGGCGGCGCCGACCGTTCGCTCGGGCCTTCCCCGACACATCGACATTCCCCGACGCCGAGGTCCTGGCCCTGCTCACGGACTACATGGATCTCGACGCCGCACCCCGCGAAGTCGATCGGCTGAGATCCGAGTTGGACGGGTTGGGGGCCTGGAGCGGCACGCGCACCTGGGCCGGTGAGGAATCACCGGGTACACCCCCAACCTCCGAGCCCGGCCAGGCGGTGCTCGCGACCTGGCGCTTGCTGTTGGACCTCGGCATCATGCAGGACGGTGAGCCGTACCTGGCCGGAACACGGCAGCCGACAGTGGCCCGCGTGAGTGCTGCCACAGCTGCTGGTGTCGGGGTCGCGGAGGGCGAGCCGATCACGGTGAGCACGGACCACGGCGCCATCACCCTGGCGGCTGTCATCACCGACATGCCCGACGGAATCGTGTGGTTACCGACGAATTCCGTCGACTCCCGGGTGGGCGTCACACTTCGCGCCACCGCGGGCGATAGCGTGCGGCTGGGAAGGAGATGA
- the nuoH gene encoding NADH-quinone oxidoreductase subunit NuoH, with translation MPELSAFGNDPFWLVCLKTLGVFVLLVVIVLFTIWAERRVVARMQMRVGPNRVGPAGLLQSLMDGFKLALKEEIIPITAHKAVYWLAPLISAVCAFAAFAVIPFGPEVSIFGVMTPLQLTDFPQSVLYVLAVASIGIYGLVLAGWSSGSTYPLLGGLRSSAQMISYEISMGLSFVAVFLYAGTMSTSQIVSAQQSLWFAVLLAPSFVIYVTAMVGETNRAPFDLPEAEGELVGGFHTEYSSLKFAMFFLAEYINMVTVSSIATTLFLGGWMAPWPLSLLSWANTGWLPMLWWLIKTMLFIYMFIWLRGTLPRLRYDQFMAFGWRVLIPVSLVWIVLVSGLKAIREEYADSANAMLTGGAIMLAILLAIGFLGSVRAGRKKEGDDLPTGPVDIEGEVFPVPPLPGQTFDYTPRSRTAVAGSSTTVTATTEEDSDG, from the coding sequence ATGCCCGAACTGAGTGCCTTCGGCAACGACCCCTTCTGGCTGGTGTGTCTGAAAACCCTGGGCGTCTTCGTCCTGCTTGTGGTCATTGTCTTGTTCACGATCTGGGCCGAGCGACGCGTCGTCGCGCGGATGCAGATGCGGGTCGGACCCAACCGGGTCGGTCCCGCAGGCCTGCTGCAGTCGTTGATGGACGGTTTCAAGCTCGCGCTCAAAGAAGAGATCATCCCCATCACAGCGCACAAGGCGGTCTACTGGCTCGCTCCGCTGATCAGTGCGGTCTGTGCCTTCGCGGCGTTCGCCGTGATCCCGTTCGGTCCCGAGGTGTCCATCTTCGGGGTCATGACCCCCCTGCAGTTGACGGATTTCCCGCAGTCCGTGCTGTACGTGCTCGCGGTGGCGTCGATCGGTATCTACGGACTGGTCCTGGCCGGCTGGTCGTCCGGTTCGACCTACCCGTTACTGGGCGGACTTCGTTCGAGCGCCCAGATGATCTCTTACGAGATCTCGATGGGCTTGTCGTTCGTTGCCGTGTTCCTCTACGCCGGCACCATGTCAACGTCCCAGATCGTCTCCGCCCAACAGTCGTTGTGGTTCGCGGTGCTGTTGGCGCCGTCGTTCGTCATCTACGTAACCGCGATGGTGGGCGAGACCAACCGAGCCCCCTTCGACCTGCCCGAGGCAGAGGGCGAACTGGTCGGTGGATTCCACACCGAGTACTCGTCGCTGAAGTTCGCCATGTTCTTCCTCGCCGAATACATCAACATGGTGACCGTCTCGAGTATCGCCACGACGTTGTTCCTGGGCGGCTGGATGGCGCCGTGGCCACTGTCCCTGCTGTCGTGGGCCAATACCGGCTGGCTGCCGATGCTGTGGTGGCTCATCAAGACGATGCTGTTCATCTATATGTTCATCTGGTTGCGCGGCACCCTTCCCCGGCTGCGGTACGACCAATTCATGGCCTTCGGATGGCGAGTCCTGATCCCCGTGTCCTTGGTATGGATCGTGCTCGTGTCCGGGCTCAAGGCGATCCGTGAGGAATACGCCGACAGCGCCAACGCGATGCTCACCGGCGGCGCGATCATGCTCGCCATCCTGCTGGCCATCGGATTCCTCGGATCCGTCCGGGCGGGACGCAAGAAGGAGGGTGACGACCTGCCGACAGGGCCGGTCGACATCGAAGGCGAGGTGTTCCCGGTACCCCCGTTGCCCGGCCAGACATTCGACTACACACCTCGCAGTCGAACCGCCGTCGCCGGATCCTCGACAACGGTGACCGCGACCACCGAGGAGGACTCTGATGGCTGA
- the nuoI gene encoding NADH-quinone oxidoreductase subunit NuoI encodes MAELPPALRGFWVTFRTQFQKVNTEQYPEQKDKYPPKARFHGRHQLNRWADGLEKCVGCELCAWACPADAIYVQGADNSEAQRFSPGERYGRVYQINYLRCIFCGLCIEACPTRALTMTHDYELADNDRAKLIYEKEDLLAPLAEGMVPPPHDMVAGATAQDYYDGQVVGATDEQREQARLLNRGPEVTQ; translated from the coding sequence ATGGCTGAACTCCCCCCCGCATTGAGGGGATTCTGGGTGACCTTCAGAACCCAGTTCCAGAAGGTCAACACCGAGCAGTATCCGGAGCAGAAAGACAAGTACCCGCCCAAGGCACGCTTCCACGGTCGGCATCAACTGAACCGATGGGCGGACGGTCTGGAGAAGTGCGTCGGATGTGAGTTGTGCGCCTGGGCCTGCCCCGCGGACGCCATCTACGTCCAGGGCGCGGACAACTCCGAAGCCCAACGATTCTCACCCGGGGAGCGCTACGGGCGCGTGTATCAGATCAACTACCTGCGGTGCATCTTCTGCGGGCTGTGCATCGAGGCCTGCCCCACCCGGGCCCTCACGATGACCCACGACTACGAGCTGGCGGACAACGACCGCGCCAAGTTGATCTACGAGAAGGAAGACCTCCTGGCGCCGCTGGCGGAAGGCATGGTGCCGCCGCCCCACGACATGGTGGCCGGGGCCACTGCCCAGGACTACTACGACGGACAGGTGGTCGGCGCCACCGACGAACAACGGGAGCAGGCGCGGTTGTTGAACCGCGGGCCAGAGGTGACTCAGTGA
- a CDS encoding NADH-quinone oxidoreductase subunit J, which yields MAIAAVPAAAGSPGEQWTFWICATLAVVGALGLILSRKTVHSALFTALTMINLAVLYVANEAPFLGLVQVIVYTGAVMMLFLFVIMLVGVDASDSLVETLKGQRWAAGLLIAGFAILLVLTVGTALTGVESVGMAEANEEFGGNVQGLAHMMFTTFLLPLEVVAALLITAALGALVLAHRDHWEPKKSQEDLSRDRLLRYADTGEHPGPLPSPGVLATSNAIGTPALLPDGSASELSIPAPLRGESRTRLAVHPDELQADTSEVREISEREQAERSEVLASVDGHTDLAEVYPDDADQGPAESGQGPEVKGE from the coding sequence ATGGCGATCGCAGCCGTACCGGCTGCGGCCGGGAGCCCCGGCGAGCAATGGACATTTTGGATCTGCGCCACACTCGCAGTGGTGGGCGCGCTGGGTCTGATCCTGTCGCGCAAGACCGTGCACAGTGCGCTCTTCACGGCTCTCACGATGATCAACCTGGCGGTCCTCTACGTGGCCAACGAGGCACCCTTCTTGGGACTCGTCCAGGTCATCGTCTACACGGGCGCCGTCATGATGCTGTTCCTGTTCGTCATCATGTTGGTCGGGGTCGACGCGTCCGACTCTCTTGTGGAGACCCTCAAAGGACAGCGCTGGGCGGCCGGCTTGCTCATCGCCGGTTTCGCCATCCTGCTCGTCCTCACAGTGGGTACTGCGCTGACCGGGGTCGAATCAGTGGGGATGGCCGAGGCCAACGAGGAGTTCGGGGGCAATGTGCAGGGCTTGGCCCACATGATGTTCACGACCTTCCTGCTGCCCCTCGAGGTCGTCGCTGCGCTGCTCATCACTGCCGCCCTCGGGGCGCTCGTCCTCGCCCACCGCGATCACTGGGAGCCGAAGAAGAGTCAGGAGGATCTGTCTCGCGACCGGCTGCTGCGCTACGCCGATACCGGTGAACACCCAGGGCCTCTGCCCAGCCCGGGGGTGCTGGCCACCAGCAACGCGATCGGCACTCCTGCCCTGCTGCCCGACGGTTCCGCGTCCGAATTGTCGATTCCGGCACCCTTACGCGGAGAAAGCCGGACGCGGCTCGCGGTACACCCCGACGAACTCCAAGCCGACACGTCCGAGGTCCGCGAGATCAGTGAGCGCGAACAGGCCGAGCGGTCCGAAGTCCTGGCGTCCGTCGACGGCCACACCGACCTCGCGGAGGTCTATCCCGACGACGCGGACCAAGGCCCGGCCGAGTCGGGCCAAGGCCCCGAAGTGAAGGGGGAGTGA
- the nuoK gene encoding NADH-quinone oxidoreductase subunit NuoK — protein MDPSAYVTLSAILFCIGAIGVLIRRNAIVVFMSVEMMLNAANLAFVSFARMHGNLDGQVIAFFVMIVAAAEVVVGLAIIMTIFRTRRSVSIDEPSLMRN, from the coding sequence ATGGACCCGTCCGCCTACGTCACCCTTTCGGCGATCCTCTTCTGCATCGGTGCCATCGGTGTCCTGATCCGGCGTAACGCCATCGTGGTGTTCATGTCCGTCGAGATGATGCTCAACGCGGCGAACCTCGCATTCGTGTCCTTCGCCCGGATGCACGGCAACCTCGACGGTCAGGTCATCGCGTTCTTCGTGATGATCGTGGCCGCAGCCGAGGTCGTCGTCGGTCTGGCGATCATCATGACCATCTTCCGCACCCGGCGATCGGTCTCGATCGACGAACCCAGTCTGATGAGGAACTGA
- the nuoL gene encoding NADH-quinone oxidoreductase subunit L, with protein sequence MTLLSLALPLSEESESVEPITATVTAAQAGGYFPLMWLLIALPVFGAAVLLLGGRRTNAWGHLLACLLPIGSFVLACILLVQMMAKPVTERLVVLDLWNWVFAGSFDVDFSLRIDPLSMAFVMLITGVGSLIHIYSIGYMAHDPDRRKFFAYLNLFVAAMLLLVLANNYLLLYVGWEGVGLASYLLIGFWQYKDSAAVAAKKAFVMNRVGDVGLSIAIMLMFVTFGTVTFENVFEAAPQASETTLTLIGLTLLLAAVGKSAQFPLQAWLLDAMEGPTPVSALIHAATMVTAGVYLIVRSNAIFDLSNTAITVVLAVGVITMIMGAWIACSKDDIKKSLAGSTMSQIGYMFLGAGLGPAGYVFAIFHLLMHGMFKADLFLSAGSVIHGMKDEQNMRLYGALRVAMKVTMVAFFCGFLGISGLPPFDSWFSKDAIIDTALGVNLFAGLCALGAAGLTAFYMTRMLAMTFFGSPRWEDDTHPHESPAVMTVPMLILSVGAVAGGLFFVYVAPIEEWLTPITGFESAHPPIPEIWLKVISIAIAVIGIGLGWRKYARDDVPRVAPQQVSVLTTAGRNNLYDDAVNEALFMRPGQYVTRWLVWFDNRTVDGAVRGIASGVGGLGERLKTVQTGFARSYALSMVGGALLLGVVFVAARWL encoded by the coding sequence ATGACTCTCCTCTCCCTCGCACTTCCACTTTCGGAGGAGTCCGAGAGCGTCGAACCGATCACCGCAACGGTGACCGCGGCACAGGCCGGGGGCTACTTCCCCCTGATGTGGCTCCTGATCGCCCTCCCCGTTTTCGGTGCAGCGGTGCTCCTGCTGGGAGGTCGACGCACCAACGCGTGGGGACACCTGCTCGCCTGCCTGCTTCCGATCGGATCGTTCGTCCTCGCCTGCATCCTGCTGGTGCAGATGATGGCCAAGCCGGTGACCGAGCGGCTCGTCGTCCTCGACCTGTGGAACTGGGTCTTCGCCGGATCCTTCGACGTGGACTTCTCGCTGCGCATCGACCCATTGTCGATGGCGTTCGTCATGCTCATCACCGGGGTCGGGTCGCTGATCCACATCTACTCGATCGGGTACATGGCGCACGACCCCGACCGCCGCAAGTTCTTCGCCTATCTCAATCTGTTCGTGGCGGCCATGCTCCTGCTGGTTCTCGCCAACAACTACCTCCTGCTCTACGTCGGCTGGGAAGGTGTCGGGTTGGCGTCGTACCTGCTGATCGGGTTCTGGCAGTACAAGGACTCGGCCGCGGTGGCGGCCAAGAAGGCCTTCGTCATGAACCGTGTGGGTGACGTCGGCCTGAGCATCGCCATCATGCTGATGTTCGTCACCTTCGGCACGGTGACGTTCGAGAACGTCTTCGAGGCAGCGCCACAGGCCAGTGAGACGACACTGACCTTGATCGGGCTCACCCTGCTGCTCGCTGCCGTCGGCAAGAGCGCTCAGTTCCCTCTGCAGGCGTGGTTGCTCGACGCGATGGAGGGTCCGACCCCGGTGTCGGCGCTCATCCACGCGGCCACCATGGTCACCGCCGGGGTCTACCTCATCGTGCGCAGCAACGCGATCTTCGACCTGTCCAACACAGCCATCACCGTCGTGCTGGCCGTGGGGGTCATCACCATGATCATGGGAGCGTGGATCGCCTGCTCGAAGGACGACATCAAGAAATCGCTCGCCGGCTCGACCATGAGCCAGATCGGCTACATGTTCCTGGGCGCCGGTCTCGGCCCGGCGGGCTACGTTTTCGCCATTTTCCACCTGCTCATGCACGGCATGTTCAAGGCCGATCTGTTCCTCAGCGCGGGTTCGGTCATCCACGGGATGAAGGACGAGCAGAACATGCGTCTGTACGGCGCGCTGCGAGTGGCCATGAAGGTCACCATGGTCGCGTTCTTCTGCGGTTTCCTCGGCATCTCCGGTCTGCCCCCCTTCGATTCTTGGTTCTCGAAGGACGCCATCATCGACACAGCGCTCGGGGTCAACCTCTTCGCGGGTCTGTGTGCGCTCGGCGCGGCCGGACTCACGGCGTTCTACATGACCCGCATGCTCGCCATGACGTTCTTCGGTAGCCCCCGCTGGGAGGACGACACTCATCCTCACGAGTCCCCGGCCGTCATGACGGTCCCCATGTTGATCCTGTCCGTGGGAGCCGTCGCCGGTGGCTTGTTCTTCGTGTACGTCGCGCCCATCGAAGAATGGTTGACTCCCATCACCGGATTCGAGTCCGCCCATCCGCCGATCCCCGAGATCTGGCTGAAGGTCATCAGCATCGCGATCGCGGTGATCGGGATCGGCCTCGGATGGCGTAAGTACGCCCGCGACGACGTTCCGCGCGTGGCACCCCAACAGGTCAGCGTGCTCACCACGGCGGGACGCAACAACCTCTACGATGACGCGGTCAACGAGGCCCTGTTCATGCGTCCCGGCCAATACGTCACCCGGTGGCTGGTGTGGTTCGACAACCGCACCGTGGACGGTGCTGTGCGCGGCATCGCCTCCGGCGTCGGTGGCCTGGGTGAGCGACTCAAGACCGTTCAGACCGGCTTCGCGCGTTCCTACGCGCTCTCGATGGTCGGTGGTGCGTTGCTCTTGGGTGTCGTGTTCGTGGCTGCGAGGTGGTTGTGA
- a CDS encoding NADH-quinone oxidoreductase subunit M has translation MAILTILALVPLIGSLVVGFVPAAPVRSKQIALLFAAATFAIAVIVITQYDAGAPEQFQLVEQYDWIPTLGISFSLGVDGLGLIMIFLATLLTPLVMVACWNDVEDSAAQGGDQEVGQVRGYLALMLLMLAMTVTLFTALDVFLFYFLFEAVLIPVYFMIGRFGTGRRTYAAVKFLVFSLLGGLVMLAALALLWYVSLDALGGPNLFLPDLMAIDIDPTMQTWLFWGFFIAFAIKAPMWPVHTWLPDAAGSSTPGTAILLIGVLDKLGTFGMLRFCLPLFPEAAQDAAPVIIALSVISIFYGGLVAIGQTDMKRLFGYVSISHFGFIVLGIFVFTTQAQVGSAFYMLGHGISTALLFMVAGYMITRQKTANIGDYGGVSKVAPVLAGSFLFAGLTALALPGLSTFLSEFLVLVGAFTRYPWVAAFATLGIILAAVYVLLLYQRTMTGPPVERVKGMVDLNAREKIAIAPLIAVVIFLGFYPAPALDVLDPYVADVMAQVGTTDPAPVLPDASEGSQP, from the coding sequence ATGGCTATCCTCACCATCCTCGCGCTGGTGCCGCTGATCGGTTCGCTGGTCGTCGGCTTCGTCCCCGCGGCCCCGGTCCGCTCCAAGCAGATCGCCTTGTTGTTCGCCGCCGCCACATTCGCCATCGCGGTGATCGTGATCACCCAGTACGACGCAGGTGCCCCGGAACAGTTCCAGCTCGTGGAGCAGTACGACTGGATCCCCACCCTGGGAATCAGCTTCTCGCTCGGGGTCGACGGTCTCGGCCTGATCATGATCTTCCTGGCGACCCTGCTGACACCGCTGGTCATGGTCGCCTGCTGGAACGACGTCGAGGATTCGGCCGCCCAGGGAGGTGACCAAGAGGTCGGGCAGGTTCGTGGCTACTTGGCGCTGATGCTGCTGATGCTGGCTATGACCGTCACCTTGTTCACGGCCCTCGACGTGTTCTTGTTCTACTTCCTGTTCGAGGCCGTCCTCATCCCGGTGTATTTCATGATCGGGCGGTTCGGCACCGGACGCCGCACCTACGCGGCCGTGAAGTTCTTGGTCTTCAGTCTGCTCGGTGGCCTCGTCATGCTCGCCGCCTTGGCGCTGCTTTGGTACGTCTCTCTGGATGCCCTCGGCGGGCCCAATCTCTTCCTTCCCGATCTCATGGCGATCGACATCGATCCCACCATGCAGACATGGCTGTTCTGGGGCTTCTTCATCGCCTTCGCGATCAAGGCCCCGATGTGGCCGGTGCACACTTGGCTGCCAGACGCCGCCGGGTCCAGCACCCCGGGAACCGCCATCCTCCTGATCGGTGTTCTCGACAAGTTGGGCACGTTCGGCATGCTGCGGTTCTGTCTGCCGCTCTTCCCTGAGGCAGCCCAGGATGCCGCACCCGTCATCATCGCGCTGTCGGTGATCAGCATCTTCTACGGCGGTTTGGTGGCCATCGGACAGACCGACATGAAGCGACTGTTCGGGTATGTGTCGATCTCGCACTTCGGCTTCATCGTTCTGGGAATCTTCGTGTTCACCACCCAGGCGCAAGTCGGGTCGGCGTTCTACATGCTGGGCCACGGCATCAGCACTGCCCTGTTGTTCATGGTCGCCGGGTACATGATCACGCGCCAGAAGACCGCCAACATCGGCGACTACGGCGGTGTGTCCAAGGTCGCTCCGGTGCTCGCCGGCTCTTTCCTCTTCGCCGGACTCACGGCTCTGGCACTTCCCGGGCTGAGCACGTTCCTGTCGGAGTTCCTCGTCCTGGTGGGGGCATTCACGCGCTATCCCTGGGTAGCGGCATTCGCCACACTGGGCATCATCCTCGCGGCGGTCTACGTGCTCCTGCTCTACCAGCGGACCATGACGGGCCCGCCGGTCGAGCGAGTCAAGGGAATGGTCGATCTCAACGCTCGCGAGAAGATCGCGATCGCGCCGTTGATCGCTGTCGTAATATTCCTCGGGTTCTACCCCGCACCTGCTCTGGATGTGCTGGATCCCTACGTGGCCGACGTGATGGCCCAAGTCGGTACCACCGACCCGGCCCCGGTCCTACCGGACGCGAGCGAAGGGAGCCAGCCATGA
- the nuoN gene encoding NADH-quinone oxidoreductase subunit NuoN, with product MTDVTFPAIAWQQLAPIIIVLAAGAIGVLVEAFAPRTSRRPIQLWLTFAALIASFATVVIAAGSFETVVDGSAAIDGPGLFLMGAVLLAALLSGLLMAERHVDPSGDAFAARASAMPGSEDERQFTARGYLQTDIWPLLLFSTGGMMLFVSANDLLLMFIGLEIMSLPLYLLAGMARRRRLLSQEAAIKYFLLGAFSSAFFLYGAALVYGFAGTVSLGGIADAVTGQPQLSGLLLGGIALMSVGLLFKVAAVPFHSWAPDVYQGSPTPVTAFMASGVKVAAFGAMLRLFYVAFGGSAWDWRPAFWVIAVLTFFVGAMIALAQSDIKRMLAYSSIAHAGFLLLGVIAVTPDALSSTLFYLLTYALATVGAFAVVMLIRDDTGETSALDAWRGLGRRHPMLAGAFTLFLLSFAGIPLTAGFVGKFAVFSSAAAAGEGWLVLLAVIASAIAAFFYLRVVVVMFFSDPVGDGPAVAVPSWATRATITVAAAVTLVLGIFPQPLLDLASNADIFVR from the coding sequence ATGACAGACGTCACGTTCCCCGCCATCGCGTGGCAGCAGTTGGCACCGATCATCATCGTGCTGGCCGCTGGAGCGATCGGTGTCCTGGTCGAAGCATTCGCTCCCCGCACCAGCCGCCGCCCCATCCAGTTGTGGTTGACCTTCGCGGCACTGATTGCCTCCTTCGCCACGGTCGTAATCGCGGCCGGTTCGTTCGAGACGGTTGTGGATGGTTCGGCTGCCATCGACGGGCCGGGACTGTTCTTGATGGGAGCCGTCCTCCTGGCCGCCCTACTCTCCGGCCTTCTCATGGCTGAACGTCATGTCGATCCCAGTGGCGACGCCTTCGCTGCCCGGGCATCGGCCATGCCCGGCTCCGAGGACGAGCGGCAATTCACGGCGCGGGGATACCTCCAAACCGACATCTGGCCCCTCCTGCTGTTCAGCACCGGTGGCATGATGCTGTTCGTCTCGGCCAACGACCTGCTGTTGATGTTCATCGGCCTTGAGATCATGAGCCTGCCGTTGTACCTGCTGGCGGGCATGGCGCGTCGGCGCCGACTGCTCAGCCAAGAGGCCGCCATCAAGTACTTCTTGCTCGGTGCGTTCTCGTCGGCGTTCTTCCTTTACGGAGCGGCGCTGGTCTACGGATTCGCGGGAACGGTCTCGCTGGGGGGCATCGCCGATGCCGTCACCGGGCAGCCGCAGTTGAGCGGCCTCTTGCTCGGCGGGATCGCACTGATGAGCGTGGGCCTGCTGTTCAAGGTCGCCGCCGTGCCCTTCCATTCCTGGGCACCCGACGTGTACCAAGGCTCACCGACTCCGGTGACGGCCTTCATGGCCTCCGGCGTCAAGGTGGCCGCGTTCGGGGCGATGCTGCGGCTGTTCTACGTCGCCTTCGGTGGGTCGGCCTGGGACTGGCGACCCGCCTTCTGGGTGATCGCGGTACTCACGTTCTTCGTCGGCGCCATGATCGCCCTGGCCCAAAGCGACATCAAGCGCATGCTGGCCTACTCGTCGATCGCGCACGCGGGATTCCTGCTGCTCGGCGTCATCGCCGTGACCCCCGATGCATTGTCCTCGACCTTGTTCTACCTGCTCACGTATGCGCTGGCGACCGTCGGTGCATTCGCCGTGGTGATGCTCATCCGGGACGACACCGGCGAGACGAGTGCGCTGGACGCCTGGCGCGGGCTCGGACGCCGACACCCCATGCTCGCGGGTGCGTTCACCTTGTTCCTCCTGTCGTTCGCCGGTATCCCGCTGACTGCCGGCTTCGTCGGGAAGTTCGCCGTGTTCTCGTCTGCGGCCGCCGCCGGCGAAGGGTGGCTGGTACTCCTCGCGGTGATCGCGAGCGCCATCGCGGCGTTCTTCTACCTGCGCGTTGTCGTCGTGATGTTCTTCTCCGATCCCGTCGGCGACGGGCCCGCGGTCGCGGTACCCAGCTGGGCCACCCGGGCCACCATCACAGTGGCGGCGGCGGTCACCCTCGTGTTGGGGATCTTCCCGCAGCCCCTGCTCGACCTGGCGTCGAACGCCGACATCTTCGTCCGCTGA